GTCCCCGCTTTTTTCCGGATGGAACTGAACACCCATAACATTGCCCGCACAAACGGCTGATGCGTATGATACGACATAATCGGTCGTCGCAATCGTAAAGTCGGGAGTTGTATCAGCATAATACGAGTGAACAAAATAGACATACGTCCCATCAGGTATTCCTTCAAACAGCGGATGACCTGAGGAAGAGATAGTGTTCCACCCCATCTGAGGGATCTTCATGCCGGGTTGTTTTGGAAACAGACGGACCGTTCCGGGCACAAAACCAAGCCCTTTGTGGAAACCGTGCTCTTCACTTTCCTCCAAAAGCATCTGCATGCCGAGACATATTCCCAGAAGAGGTTTCTTTGCCGCCTCTTCTTTCACAAGATCGATCAGGGGCGTGAGTTTGTTCATTCCTTCGGCAAAGGCCCCCACGCCAGGAAGGAGAAGCCCATCTGCCGATTGGATGATCTCAGGATCGTTCGTGATTTTCGGGCGGGCACCTGCGGCTTCGAGACCGCGGACCACACTTCGGAGATTTCCTAATCCATAATCCAGAACTGCGATTTCAGAAGTGCCCATCTATGTCACCATCTTCTTCATTTGTTTCACGGATCCTCCATAAACCTTTCGACGCCCATTCCTGTGATTTTCCGTTTGCATCCCCCCATGCTTTCAATTTCCGTTCCCAGTCAGCCCACATCTCCGGATAGCGTGCCTCAATATCCTTCATGCAGGCTATGTCGGACGACGGGCACATGAAACAACCGATTCGATCCAGACCAAGTTCGTAGAGTGGATTGTAGGGTGCTTTTTCCCGGAAAAGATACAGCCAGTCGTGCATAGCAGTCCAATGCTGGATCGGGGCAGCAGAAAGCTGGCAGGGAACATTCCTGTTTCTCCAGACCCTTGGACTCTGCATACGTTTTGCGGATTCAAACTTCCGTTGACCAATAAATGAAATAGCCTCGCCCCACTCATTTTCGATCAACGTCTTGACCGGAGTAAGTTTGCATGCGTTGCAGCACCACCTATAATCCACCGCAGGTGGGCCCAGCTTCTCGAATGCGTCCCAGAATCCCGAATCCCCCGACTCCTGAATAAGCGGAAGTCCAAATAGTTCAGAGACCTGATGGACATTTTCGATCGTTTCCGGGAACTCAAGTCCGGTATCCGCAAAGATCAACGGAAGTCTGAGCCCTGCCTTGAGAGTGATGAGAAGCATTACCAGACTGTCTTTTCCGCCCGAGTAAGAAACGGTCGCCTGGAGACCGGGATTTTTGGCGATGACATCATTTATGAACTCGATCGATTTTCTTTCATAGAGATCGAGGATGTTTTTATTTGCGGCAATTGCATCCTCCCAAGTCGAAGGAGCAACGTCCACCACTGGTTTCTGGGTCCGGCGGGTCCGAACAAGCTGACCGCGGGTCGCACCAACAGTTTCCTGATAGGACATCTTTGCTCTGCCAACTGCCACGCATTCACCTGACTCGGCAATGACGAAAACACTATCTCCTACGGCGATATCGGGAGATATAAAGGTAACGCCGGGTATCAGAACACTGCTTCCGTCCTTGATATACCCAGCTGCGTCATCAGTGACTCTGATAAAACGCTTGGTTGGCACGACCAGTGATGCCGCCGCTTCCCTTGGGAGGACTTCCCATCGTGACTCAGCCGGAATATATCTGATTGCACAGATTACCGCTCCACCGATGATGATCTCTTCCATCCGGTCCTCGTCAGGGACTTTATTCAGAATTGCTAGAAATCCATCAGGGATCAGCGGAACCCCGAACTGCTCTTCGAACAGGCGGTTCACGAGATTCCGGTCACGATCAAAAGCAGGGCGTACATCGCCCGGCGGAGTGACCGAGACAGGGCGGGTATTTTCTCCGCATGTGCAGAGTCTTCCCATGACCGGAGTGTGACATTTGTCACACCAGTAAAACGGCACGGGGGCAAGGAATGGGGAGTTTTTCATAATATTCACTCTATTAAAAGGAGCATGACGGTCGTCATCGGAGAATCCAGAACGGATCCGCCGTCAACCTTCGTGCAGGAGAGGATCTCTAGATCCCAGCCGACGGATGCGCAGGTGGCATACACATCGATCCCTGCAGCTTCCATACTTGGGCGCATCTTTCTTCTGTTCAGGCAGTCAGTGAGCTCTGCACCGTCATCTTTTGCAGTACAGTGCGTGCATAATCCGCACTGATGACCCGTATAGGCAAATGCCTTGTAAAAACCTGCGGAGAATGCCATCTTCTCAAGATCAAACATGACCCCCTGGACATAGGAGGTCATCTCACGGGAAACTAACCTCTCCGGCGTGGTTTCGCCGACATCGCCTAAAAATTTTATGAGGATGGCAATTTTGTATTCTTTGAGGACTTTCCGGGTCTCTGCAGGAGTTGGTGTATACGGAGGGCAGGAAAACCGGCGGCCAAATCCATTGCAGCCGTAGAAACACTTTTGTCGAACCCATTCGGCGGTGACGATATCTTTTGCAGGGATCATGGTCGCATCCCCGCCTTTTTCGACGATGAATCTGACAAGCTCTGATAGGTTATCCTGCTTTTCCTGTTTCTTCTCCTGCTTCATTGCGTCCGTCTCCTAACAGCTTCCTCGATGATCTTTGTCGAGGAGGTGAACGGCATCCCGGTGTACTCAGAAATGCGGACGACATCCGCACAGATACCGCGTTCGTTCATATCAGTTTTGAGCTTATCCTCAGACCATTTCTGATTGAATCCTATAGTGATAACTGCTGGATCAATCTCCCGAATCGGTTTATACATATCAGTATGGTCCCCCAAAACTGCGTGATCCACGCATCGGAGACTCTGGATCATTTTGAGCCGCTGATCTTCAGAAACGATCGGCAGGGGTTTGTGAACGACATTCTTTTCCCGCGCAACGATGACCCATAACTCGTCACCAAGTTTTTTCGATTCTTCAAGATAGTATATATGTCCGGGATGGAGGATATCAAAGGTCCCGGTGGCAACTATTTTTTTCATGGTATAACTTCCAGAGTTTTCTGCTTCCCGTCCCTGCCGTAACATCTCCATGAATTTTCATCGAAGGGCGCCCCGACGATGATATGACACTGACCGCTCTGTGCAAATGTGGTCAGATCCGCGTCGGAAGGAGATAAACAGCCATTCGGATGACTGTGTGCGGTCCCTGCGATATGCATGCCCAGAGGGATCATGTCCATGAAAATGTTTGCACTATCCTGTGAGACAGTAGTCCCGGGGATTGGATAGGTCACGTCGATGACGCCCTTTTCCATGCCCAGCATGACAATATATTCATCAGGAAAACTGGATTTACCCATCTCCAGAAGGAGTTCAAGTACTTCCTGATCTATGGCACGGGCTAACATTCAGTTACTTATATTGGAGAGTAAGAGAGATAATGTTTCACATTATGGTTTTGTCGATCGTGTGGAATGGACAACAT
This region of Methanocorpusculum sp. genomic DNA includes:
- the hisH gene encoding imidazole glycerol phosphate synthase subunit HisH codes for the protein MGTSEIAVLDYGLGNLRSVVRGLEAAGARPKITNDPEIIQSADGLLLPGVGAFAEGMNKLTPLIDLVKEEAAKKPLLGICLGMQMLLEESEEHGFHKGLGFVPGTVRLFPKQPGMKIPQMGWNTISSSGHPLFEGIPDGTYVYFVHSYYADTTPDFTIATTDYVVSYASAVCAGNVMGVQFHPEKSGDAGIRILKNYVQMTE
- a CDS encoding DUF2284 domain-containing protein — its product is MKQEKKQEKQDNLSELVRFIVEKGGDATMIPAKDIVTAEWVRQKCFYGCNGFGRRFSCPPYTPTPAETRKVLKEYKIAILIKFLGDVGETTPERLVSREMTSYVQGVMFDLEKMAFSAGFYKAFAYTGHQCGLCTHCTAKDDGAELTDCLNRRKMRPSMEAAGIDVYATCASVGWDLEILSCTKVDGGSVLDSPMTTVMLLLIE
- a CDS encoding phosphoadenosine phosphosulfate reductase family protein is translated as MKNSPFLAPVPFYWCDKCHTPVMGRLCTCGENTRPVSVTPPGDVRPAFDRDRNLVNRLFEEQFGVPLIPDGFLAILNKVPDEDRMEEIIIGGAVICAIRYIPAESRWEVLPREAAASLVVPTKRFIRVTDDAAGYIKDGSSVLIPGVTFISPDIAVGDSVFVIAESGECVAVGRAKMSYQETVGATRGQLVRTRRTQKPVVDVAPSTWEDAIAANKNILDLYERKSIEFINDVIAKNPGLQATVSYSGGKDSLVMLLITLKAGLRLPLIFADTGLEFPETIENVHQVSELFGLPLIQESGDSGFWDAFEKLGPPAVDYRWCCNACKLTPVKTLIENEWGEAISFIGQRKFESAKRMQSPRVWRNRNVPCQLSAAPIQHWTAMHDWLYLFREKAPYNPLYELGLDRIGCFMCPSSDIACMKDIEARYPEMWADWERKLKAWGDANGKSQEWASKGLWRIRETNEEDGDIDGHF
- a CDS encoding Mov34/MPN/PAD-1 family protein, which produces MLARAIDQEVLELLLEMGKSSFPDEYIVMLGMEKGVIDVTYPIPGTTVSQDSANIFMDMIPLGMHIAGTAHSHPNGCLSPSDADLTTFAQSGQCHIIVGAPFDENSWRCYGRDGKQKTLEVIP
- a CDS encoding adenylyltransferase/cytidyltransferase family protein, with protein sequence MKKIVATGTFDILHPGHIYYLEESKKLGDELWVIVAREKNVVHKPLPIVSEDQRLKMIQSLRCVDHAVLGDHTDMYKPIREIDPAVITIGFNQKWSEDKLKTDMNERGICADVVRISEYTGMPFTSSTKIIEEAVRRRTQ